A window of the Acidovorax sp. YS12 genome harbors these coding sequences:
- a CDS encoding TOBE domain-containing protein: MQQASSSLPSFAQALGHGMADKRIDILRQIGQGGSISQAARAVGVSYKAAWQAIDTLTNLAGVPLVHRAVGGAGGGGAVLTEAGHALLAAADAMAQARAEVLQRLAGQGAQPAAAARLAVRTSMRNQWPCVVRALEAAGPLVHVHLGGAGAAQALALTARITQESAQLLGLAPGLPVLALCKATAVQVCGMKEAGEGGEGDAVPNAWPGRVTRVARGEAGDEVAAALDAGVQMVGFAPPRSGLRARARVCLRADASAIVLAL; encoded by the coding sequence ATGCAGCAAGCCTCTTCTTCCCTTCCTTCCTTTGCGCAGGCGCTGGGCCACGGCATGGCGGACAAGCGCATCGACATCCTGCGCCAGATCGGCCAGGGCGGCTCCATCTCGCAGGCCGCGCGCGCCGTGGGCGTGAGCTACAAGGCCGCGTGGCAGGCCATCGACACCCTGACCAACCTGGCCGGCGTGCCCCTGGTGCACCGCGCCGTGGGCGGCGCGGGCGGCGGCGGCGCGGTGCTGACCGAGGCCGGGCACGCGCTGCTGGCGGCGGCCGACGCCATGGCCCAGGCGCGCGCCGAGGTGCTGCAGCGCCTGGCCGGGCAGGGCGCGCAGCCCGCCGCCGCGGCGCGGCTGGCGGTGCGCACCAGCATGCGCAACCAGTGGCCGTGCGTGGTGCGGGCGCTGGAGGCGGCCGGGCCGCTGGTGCACGTGCACCTGGGCGGGGCCGGCGCGGCCCAGGCGCTGGCGTTGACGGCGCGCATCACCCAGGAAAGCGCGCAGCTGCTGGGCCTGGCGCCGGGCCTGCCCGTGCTGGCGCTGTGCAAGGCCACGGCGGTGCAGGTGTGCGGCATGAAGGAGGCCGGGGAGGGCGGGGAGGGCGATGCCGTGCCCAATGCCTGGCCCGGGCGCGTCACCCGCGTGGCGCGCGGCGAGGCCGGGGACGAAGTGGCTGCCGCGCTTGACGCCGGGGTGCAGATGGTGGGCTTCGCGCCGCCCCGCAGCGGCCTGCGCGCCCGCGCCCGCGTGTGCCTGCGGGCCGATGCGTCGGCTATCGTCCTGGCCTTGTAA
- the modA gene encoding molybdate ABC transporter substrate-binding protein, with the protein MASLLRPLAIAAAALFSLHAHADEVAVAVAANFTAPMQKIAAEFEKDTGHKATLSFGATGKFYAQIANGAPFGILLAADDTTPEKIGKEGLGIGATRFTYAIGQLVLWSKQPGYVDAEGKVLQKTDWQHIAIANPKLAPYGLAAMQALDKLGLTAQVQPRIVQGENIGQTYQFAASGNAQLGFVALSQVTENGKLREGSAWVVPANLHEPIRQDAIVLKPGQGNAAATALMQYLRGDKARAVIQSYGYSF; encoded by the coding sequence ATGGCCTCCCTGCTCCGCCCCCTGGCAATCGCTGCCGCCGCTCTTTTCAGCCTGCACGCCCATGCCGACGAGGTGGCCGTGGCCGTGGCGGCCAACTTCACCGCGCCGATGCAGAAGATCGCCGCCGAGTTCGAGAAGGACACCGGCCACAAGGCCACGCTGTCGTTCGGCGCCACGGGCAAGTTCTACGCGCAGATCGCCAACGGCGCGCCCTTCGGCATCCTGCTGGCGGCCGACGACACCACGCCCGAGAAGATCGGCAAGGAAGGCCTGGGCATTGGTGCCACGCGCTTCACCTACGCCATCGGCCAGCTGGTGCTGTGGAGCAAGCAGCCCGGCTACGTCGATGCCGAGGGCAAGGTGCTGCAGAAGACCGACTGGCAGCACATCGCCATCGCCAACCCCAAGCTCGCCCCCTACGGCCTGGCCGCGATGCAGGCGCTGGACAAGCTCGGCCTCACGGCCCAGGTGCAGCCGCGCATCGTGCAGGGCGAGAACATCGGCCAGACCTACCAGTTCGCTGCCTCGGGCAACGCGCAGCTGGGCTTCGTCGCGCTGTCGCAGGTGACGGAGAACGGCAAGCTGCGCGAGGGCTCGGCCTGGGTGGTGCCGGCGAACCTGCACGAGCCGATCCGCCAGGACGCCATCGTGCTCAAGCCCGGCCAGGGCAACGCCGCCGCCACGGCGCTGATGCAGTACCTGCGCGGCGACAAGGCGCGCGCCGTGATCCAGTCCTACGGCTATTCTTTTTGA
- a CDS encoding efflux RND transporter periplasmic adaptor subunit, with translation MPAHPLQPASPRSFPLSRRRQAGRSRPVLWGVLLAVALAAGAGAWWWQQRQAASAPAHGAMGPAGGPSGGGPRFGPGGQAQPVSVGQVRREDVRVLVSAIGTLNARATAVVRAKVGGELKSLRFREGEEVKAGQLLAEIDARSYQATLAQAQGTLQRDQALLQNARHDLQRYQELKAQDSIASQQVDTQAALVRQYEGVVAADKAQVDAARLQLDYTRVTAPIGGRLGLRQADLGNVVNPGDANGIVTITQVRPIDTVFSVPEARLARIRERLGQGATLPVELWDGGQKQLLARGRVSALDNAIDTGTGTIKVKAAFANEDGRLYPNQFVNVKLQVDRIEGALTVPASALQNNAVYLVREDGTVALRRVQAGVADGDRVSVQGELAEGDRVVIDGMDRLRDGTRVTVIDAPAAAAKAEQGAQEASQRRAEFLKNLTPEQREKLARMGQEERRAYFRSLRDARDARAAQGAAPAPAASR, from the coding sequence ATGCCCGCCCATCCGCTCCAGCCCGCCTCCCCCCGTTCCTTCCCTCTCTCGCGGCGCCGCCAGGCGGGCCGCTCCCGGCCTGTGCTGTGGGGCGTGCTGCTGGCCGTGGCGCTGGCGGCGGGCGCGGGCGCCTGGTGGTGGCAGCAGCGCCAGGCAGCGTCCGCCCCGGCGCATGGGGCCATGGGCCCGGCGGGCGGCCCTTCCGGCGGCGGGCCACGCTTTGGCCCTGGCGGGCAGGCGCAGCCGGTGTCGGTGGGCCAGGTGCGGCGCGAGGACGTGCGCGTGCTGGTCAGCGCCATCGGCACGCTGAACGCGCGCGCCACCGCCGTGGTGCGCGCCAAGGTGGGCGGCGAGCTGAAAAGCCTGCGCTTCAGGGAGGGCGAGGAGGTCAAGGCCGGCCAGCTGCTGGCCGAGATCGACGCGCGCAGCTACCAGGCCACGCTGGCCCAGGCCCAGGGCACGCTGCAGCGCGACCAGGCGCTGCTGCAGAACGCGCGCCACGACCTGCAGCGCTACCAGGAGCTCAAGGCGCAGGACTCGATCGCCAGCCAGCAGGTGGACACCCAGGCCGCGCTGGTGCGCCAGTACGAGGGCGTGGTGGCGGCCGACAAGGCGCAGGTCGATGCCGCGCGCCTGCAGCTCGACTACACGCGCGTCACCGCGCCCATCGGCGGGCGCCTGGGCCTGCGCCAGGCCGACCTGGGCAACGTGGTGAATCCGGGCGATGCCAACGGCATCGTCACCATCACGCAGGTGCGGCCCATCGACACCGTGTTCTCGGTGCCCGAGGCGCGCCTGGCGCGCATCCGCGAGCGCCTGGGGCAGGGCGCGACGCTGCCCGTGGAGCTGTGGGACGGCGGGCAAAAGCAGCTGCTGGCGCGCGGGCGCGTGAGCGCGCTGGACAACGCCATCGACACCGGCACCGGCACCATCAAGGTCAAGGCCGCGTTCGCCAACGAGGACGGGCGCCTGTACCCGAACCAGTTCGTCAACGTGAAGCTGCAGGTGGACCGCATCGAGGGTGCGCTCACCGTGCCCGCCTCGGCGCTGCAGAACAACGCCGTGTACCTGGTGCGCGAGGATGGCACGGTGGCGTTGCGCCGCGTGCAGGCGGGCGTGGCCGACGGCGACCGCGTGAGCGTGCAGGGCGAGCTGGCCGAGGGCGACCGCGTGGTCATCGACGGCATGGACCGCCTGCGCGATGGCACCCGGGTGACGGTGATCGACGCCCCGGCCGCCGCCGCCAAGGCCGAGCAGGGCGCGCAGGAGGCGAGCCAGCGCCGCGCCGAGTTCCTGAAGAACCTGACGCCCGAGCAGCGCGAGAAGCTCGCCAGGATGGGCCAGGAGGAGCGGCGCGCCTACTTCCGCAGCCTGCGCGATGCACGTGACGCACGGGCCGCGCAGGGCGCGGCCCCGGCCCCCGCTGCCTCGCGCTGA
- the modC gene encoding molybdenum ABC transporter ATP-binding protein, which produces MREILARLRMERPGFTLDVDLQLPGQGVSALFGPSGCGKTTCLRALAGLERPPEGRVVVHGEVWQDEARGQWLPTHRRALGYVFQEASLFDHLSVRGNIEYGLRRLPPARRRVPVEQAVELLGLTAMMERRPATLSGGERQRVAIARALAASPALLLMDEPLAALDAARKAELLPYLDRLQRQLDIPMVYVSHSPDEVARLAHHLVLLSAGQVVASGPTLELMARLDLPLAQGDAAACVVLAEVAGHDAAACLTTVRFPGGEMHLVGTQARVPGERLRLRVQARDVSLTLARQEGTSILNILPARVVQLREDGPGQAMVALDAGGTALLARVTQRSAQMLALAPGLPVFAQVKGVALLD; this is translated from the coding sequence ATGCGTGAAATCCTCGCCCGCCTGCGCATGGAGCGCCCCGGCTTCACGCTCGACGTGGACCTGCAGTTGCCCGGCCAGGGCGTTTCCGCGCTGTTCGGCCCCTCGGGCTGCGGCAAGACGACCTGCCTGCGCGCGCTGGCCGGCCTGGAGCGCCCCCCGGAAGGCCGCGTGGTGGTGCACGGCGAGGTCTGGCAGGACGAGGCCCGGGGCCAGTGGCTGCCCACGCACCGGCGCGCACTGGGCTATGTGTTCCAGGAAGCCAGCCTGTTCGACCACCTGAGCGTGCGCGGCAACATCGAATACGGCCTGCGCCGCCTGCCGCCCGCGCGCCGGCGCGTGCCCGTGGAGCAGGCGGTGGAGCTGCTGGGCCTGACGGCGATGATGGAGCGCCGCCCCGCCACGCTCTCGGGCGGCGAGCGCCAGCGCGTGGCCATCGCGCGCGCGCTGGCCGCCAGCCCGGCGCTGCTGCTGATGGACGAGCCCCTGGCCGCGCTCGACGCCGCGCGCAAGGCCGAGCTGCTGCCCTACCTCGACCGGCTGCAGCGCCAGCTCGACATTCCCATGGTCTACGTCAGCCACTCGCCCGACGAAGTGGCGCGCCTGGCGCACCACCTGGTGCTGCTGAGCGCCGGCCAGGTGGTGGCCAGCGGCCCCACGCTGGAGCTGATGGCGCGGCTCGACCTGCCGCTGGCCCAGGGCGATGCCGCCGCCTGCGTGGTGCTGGCCGAGGTGGCGGGCCACGACGCGGCGGCCTGCCTGACCACCGTGCGGTTTCCCGGCGGCGAGATGCACCTGGTGGGCACGCAGGCGCGCGTGCCGGGCGAACGCCTGCGCCTGCGCGTGCAGGCGCGCGACGTGAGCCTCACACTGGCGCGGCAGGAGGGCACCAGCATCCTCAACATCCTGCCCGCGCGCGTGGTGCAGCTGCGCGAGGACGGGCCGGGCCAGGCCATGGTGGCGCTGGACGCCGGGGGCACGGCGCTGCTCGCGCGCGTCACCCAGCGCTCGGCACAGATGCTGGCCCTGGCGCCGGGCCTGCCGGTTTTCGCGCAGGTCAAGGGCGTGGCGCTGCTCGATTAA
- the modB gene encoding molybdate ABC transporter permease subunit, whose amino-acid sequence MPFSLEDWAAIRLTLELAATTTVLLLLLCTPLAWWLAHTRSRWRGPVGAVVALPLVLPPTVIGFYLLVTMGPNGPIGHLTQSLGLGRLPFTFPGLVVGSLVYSLPFAVQPLQRAFEALGTRPLEAAATLGAGPLDRFFTVALPLARPGFITAAVLAFAHTVGEFGVVLMLGGNIPGVTRVVSVQIYDHVEAMEYAQAHWLAGGMVVFSFIVLMALHWLQPRSRPL is encoded by the coding sequence GTGCCGTTCAGCCTTGAAGACTGGGCCGCCATCCGGCTGACGCTGGAGCTGGCCGCCACCACCACCGTGCTGCTGCTGTTGCTGTGCACGCCGCTGGCGTGGTGGCTGGCGCACACGCGCTCGCGCTGGCGCGGCCCGGTGGGCGCGGTGGTGGCGCTGCCGCTGGTGCTGCCGCCCACGGTGATCGGCTTCTACCTGCTCGTCACCATGGGCCCCAACGGCCCCATCGGCCACCTCACCCAATCGCTGGGGCTGGGGCGGCTGCCCTTCACGTTCCCAGGCCTGGTCGTGGGCTCGCTGGTGTATTCGCTGCCCTTTGCCGTGCAGCCGCTGCAGCGCGCCTTCGAGGCCCTGGGCACGCGCCCGCTGGAGGCCGCTGCGACGCTGGGCGCCGGGCCGCTGGACCGTTTCTTCACCGTGGCGCTGCCGCTGGCGCGGCCCGGCTTCATCACGGCGGCGGTGCTGGCCTTCGCGCACACGGTGGGCGAATTCGGCGTGGTGCTCATGCTCGGCGGCAACATTCCGGGCGTGACGCGCGTGGTGTCGGTGCAGATCTACGACCACGTCGAGGCCATGGAGTACGCGCAGGCGCACTGGCTGGCCGGCGGCATGGTGGTGTTCTCTTTCATCGTGCTGATGGCGCTGCACTGGCTGCAGCCGCGCAGCAGGCCGCTGTGA